From the Ursus arctos isolate Adak ecotype North America unplaced genomic scaffold, UrsArc2.0 scaffold_36, whole genome shotgun sequence genome, one window contains:
- the GABPB1 gene encoding GA-binding protein subunit beta-1 isoform X9, with translation MWKLISSLMSLVDLGKKLLEAARAGQDDEVRILMANGAPFTTDWLGTSPLHLAAQYGHYSTTEVLLRAGVSRDARTKVDRTPLHMAASEGHASIVEVLLKHGADVNAKDMLKMTALHWATEHNHQEVVELLIKYGADVHTQSKFCKTAFDISIDNGNEDLAEILQIAMQNQINTNPESPDTVTIHAATPQFIIGPGGVVNLTDETGVSAVQFGNSSTSVLATLAALAEASAPLSNSAETPVVATEEVVTAESVDGAIQQVVSSGGQQVITIVTDGIQLGNLHSIPTSGIGQPIIVTMPDGQQVLTVPATDIAEETVISEEPPAKRQCIEIIENRVESAEIEVRSLLPGVFCCSHPK, from the exons atgtcCCTGGTAGATTTGGGAAAGAAGCTTTTAGAAGCAGCACGAGCAGGTCAAGATGATGAAGTTCGTATTTTGATGGCAAATGGAGCTCCTTTTACTACAGACTGG CTGGGAACCTCTCCACTTCATCTGGCAGCACAGTATGGGCATTATTCCACCACAGAAGTTCTCCTCCGAGCTGGTGTAAGTAGGGATGCAAGAACCAAAGTGGACCGAACGCCATTACATATGGCAGCTTCTGAGGGCCATGCCAGCATAGTAGAAGTTTTGCTTAAG CATGGTGCTGATGTTAATGCAAAGGACATGTTGAAGATGACAGCTCTACACTGGGCCACAGAACACAATCATCAAGAAGTGGTGGAACTTTTAATCAAATATGGTGCTGATGTACACACGCAAAGTAAATTTTGTAAAACTGCATTTGATATTTCAATAGACAATGGGAATGAAGATTTGGCAGAGATATTGCAG ATTGCTATGCAGAACCAAATCAACACAAACCCGGAGAGCCCGGACACTGTGACGATACATGCGGCCACACCACAGTTCATCATCGGACCTGGAGGGGTGGTGAACCTAACAG ATGAAACCGGTGTATCTGCTGTTCAGTTTGGAAACTCGTCTACGTCAGTATTGGCTACGTTAGCTGCCCTAGCCGAAGCGTCCGCTCCGCTGTCCAACTCTGCAGAGACGCCAG tagtgGCTACGGAGGAGGTAGTTACTGCGGAATCTGTGGATGGTGCCATTCAGCAAGTAGTTAGTTCAGGGGGTCAGCAAGTCATCACAATAGTCACAGACGGAATTCAGCTGGGAAATTTGCACTCCATTCCGACCAGTGGAATAGGTCAGCCCATCATTGTGACCATGCCAGATGGACAACAAG tattaacAGTACCAGCAACCGACATTGCTGAAGAAACCGTTATAAGCGAAGAACCACCAGCTAAGAGACAATGTATCGAAATAATTGAAAACCGGGTGGAATCTGCAGAAATAGAAGTAAGGAGTCTTTTACCCGGTGTGTTTTGCTGCAGTCACCCaaaataa